The region TTGATATGTGtgttatgtatattatttaatgtaatatattttgaatataaCTTATGATTTGATTGTAACATAGCtgtgtttgtattttttgatttgtattatattaatttagcGATGGAATGTCTTTTACCTAGTACTGCTTTTGACAAAGATAAATCAGAAGCTGTTGATGAGTCTGGTGATTCTaccaaatgtgtagagtCAAATCAGCTTAACTCGAGTTGTGGTAGCATTTGTGATATTTCGACTCCGATTTGTAACAACGATGATGATAAGCCAGCTAGTTTTGGGAATAAGATATCTTCAGTTACTACTGACTGCACTAGTTTGAAGAAGGCTGAGAATGATTCTGGTTCATCGGAGGTGAAGAATGATGTTGTTGATATTGGTTCTAAATCGCCTGGTTTGAATGAGAGTTTGAAAAAGTTGAAGAAGCAGGGTGGTAGTTTCGCTTTGGATGATTCTTTGTCTAGTGTTTCGTTCATGGATAGTGACTTTGCTGCTTGTGTGGATCCCCTTGAATCTATGGACTACGTGGAAAGTGAGGCTAAAGCTAATGAGACCCGTACTCCCATTAAGTCTCTTACGTCACCAGGTAGAGAGTTAGAGCTGTTCCGTGAAGACTACACTCATTTTGAGCGTCCTCatgtaaaaattagtgaCATTGAGTTTAAGAAGCCGGTTGTTGACAACTCAGTTGCTAGTTTTGCAGAAAGTGATTTGGATGTCCCACCTGAAATTTTGAGTGTTCCTCGTTGCTGGACTGACCGCTTTGAGAACGAAGTATTTGAGGATTCAATTTCGGCCTCTCAGAGTCCCGTTAGAAGTTTGGCTAGTTTAATAAACTCATCTCAAAACGACATTTCTGGTTCATCAGTGAGACGTTTTAACTACGGTGTGGACGTCACTCCGATTAGATCTTATAGCAGGAGCATCAGTCGTGTTGGTAAAAATTTGCACAACTTTGAGAGTTTCGACAACTTTGCCTCGGACAACATAGAAGACATGTGCAAGATGGCATCGAATCCCATGTATAATGTCAGCTTGTCTTATGAAGAGATTGGTCGAATAAAATTGCCTGATGTGTTTAACATTATGTACAAACAATTCAAGAACATGTGCACTATTGTTCAAAGATCAACCATCCGGAACGAGAAGTCTTACTTTCGTGTAGTAAAGATGTATCTTCAACGCATTACCCGGAGGACTTTCAAAATGGACAATTTACTTCAAATGGTCTGGTTGGCTCCCAACTTGGTGAACATCAAATGGGTTACCATAACTGGCGAGACTTTAAAGAAATACTCTTTTGAGTATAAGGATTCTACCACCAAGGCCTATGACCTAAGCATAAAGATTCTCAGACCTGATCTCGTAAGTTGTTCCACCACTGCTGATTATGAAGTAGCATGCTTCATGTTCAAAAATATTCTTTGCACCTGGACACTAAAGTGTGAGTGTGATAGGATGGATAAGATCCCAGTACCCATTGCCAAGCTTCCACCCAGGAACACTCGATCAAACTCATCGACACCCCTAAGACTTGGCAGTTCATTTTCAACACCAAGAAAATTTATTGACTCTTTGGGCACTCCACACAGACTTAGTAACTCACAGTTATCATCTATGCTACTGGATGATTCACAGATTACTCCTATAAGGCCACTGTTACAACGTACTCCTACGAGGTCACTGTTGTCTCAACGTTATTCTAGTAGACCACTAGTTTCAGAACGTTCCTCGAGTAGACCACTAGTTTCAGAACGTTCCTCGAGTAGACCACTAGTTTCAGAACGTTCCTCGAGTAGACCACTAGTTTCAGAACGTTATTCGAGTAGGTCATTATCACAACTCACTCCCATGAAGCTCGATGGTACAACACCAGTGAGACCTAATGATAAGACTGAAGAAGAGATGAACAAGACACCTGTTCGCAGTTTGCTGAGAAGTGTTATGTACGACTTTTTGGATGATACTCCTAACAAGTCATACAAGATTACAGGTGCCAACTCAGTGACCCGTTCATCTAAACGAGCCAAGACTATGGACATGGTGTCACCTATGTGTCCTGACTTGTTGGAAACTCCTGGTATGCGACGCATTCGTGAGAACGCAAAGCAACGCGAGATTCAAAAGAAGACTAACATGGAACGTGATAAAGATTTAGCTTTCTGGAATGATATGAAATGGTTCATTAAGGTTTTACTCGAAATAATCGTTGGTGACATGTCACCTGATATTAAAATCGAGTTTTTTGTAGACTTCATGAAAAAGTATGGAACTCGCAAGCCAACACAAGgtattcattatttatatacactgATGTTACTATTGATAATTACACACTGATGTTACTTTTGTTACTAATTACACACTGATGTTACTATTGCCAGTTACTTATTACCAACTACACACTGatgttactattgttactaattacacactgatgttactattgttactaatTACCAACTACACACTGTTATTAGTTACTAATACAATTACTAATCAATATATAGACCAAGTATCAAAGTGGATAGACGCACTAATCGAAATCGACCCCGTTATCATATCTAAGTCAGTTTCTAAACTGGACAATAATACTACAATTGTTACCATCAATAAATCAGCATCGCTCGATAAAGCCATAGACTACGTTGatcaaaaaattaacacattcaAAACAGCttgaattaattattataattattattccaattttctttttttcatcttggattgtttacattgttttttctttaataaattaaattatattaatctttttattcctttagtacatatttatttttatcaacgcttgataaatatgtagatgtttataaaatgttgACTTGAGTCTtgcaaaattaaaagattttttattgataataCTTAATCTTTTCAAAATAAGATCAAATTGACTTAAATGTTCAGAACAAAATAACATATCAAAGAATCTAATTATGGAAATGTGTTAATGGAAATTCAGacttaaattaaaatctatttgaataaatataaatttggaCTTGTgtttaagtttattttgctaaaagtataataaaaaattagtttgaaatatatttttagattGATGATAATTACaccataaaataaatggaattTTGGTTGAATTCTATgaaatcattttatttctcaactatttatcataatttttGATTTCCTCATTCATataatttgatatttttaatagTGTACTTTTCATATCGGATATTCTCTCTTCAACAATGTCGGACTACAACTTGACCTTCCTTCCTCCAAAAGCTAGGAAGTACGTCAATCCTTACGTACCCTTCGTCCTCGGAGGCCTCTCTGGCTGCACTTCTACCATGATAATTCAACCGATAGATATGGTTAAGGTTAGAATCCAGGTGTATGCTGCAACACAGCGAGGCTCAGTTTCACCGTTTACCATGATTTCCatgatatttaaaaacgaAGGGATGCTCTCGTTCTATAAGGGCCTGGACGCAGCCTGTGCGCGTCAGCTTCTATATACAACAACGAGGTTGGGACTCTTCAGGTCACTGTCAGACCACATCAAGgccaaaaataaaacaaaaacgatacctttttatcaaaagTGCGCGCTGAGCATGTTCTGCGGAGCTGTGGGAGCGATGGTTGGGAATCCCGCAGACCTGGCTCTGGTGAGGATGCAATCGGATGCTACAGTGAGCGCAGACCAGAGGAAAAACTACACAAGCCTCTTCAACACCATTTACAGGATCGTCAAGGAGGAGGGGATCCTGAACCTGTGGAGGGGCTCCCTGCCAACAGTGGTTCGCGCAGTGAGCCTGAACCTGGGCATGCTCTCGTCTTTCGACCAGAGCAAGGAGGTGCTGGCGAAGTACATCAAGGAGGGGACACTGCTGCACACCTGCCTGTCGAGCGCAGTCGCAGGCTTCTTTGCAGTCACCTTCAGCCTCCCCTTCGACTACGTGAAGACGTGTATGCAGAAGCAGAACCAGAAGGGCACCGCGTACAAGGGCATCATGGACTGCATCATCCGGAACTACTCGGAGGGCGGCATTTTGCGCTTCTACTCCTCGTACGCAACCTACTACGTGAGGGTGGCCCCGCACGCGATGCTGACCCTCATTCTCATGGACACGTTCACGAAGTTTTTGAAGGGAGGCAAGCCGGGGTCGAAGCCGAAGCTTCCGCCCAAGCTCCAGGCGAAGGTCGAACAAGTGGCCGAGTAACACGCGTATAAGCGCCAGTTGCAGACAGCGCCTGATGAATTAGGGCCAGTGGTTGGAAAGTGTGCACAATAATCAAcctatattttaaacttgcCCTTTGTTAAGCCAAAGCAGATCATAGCACAATTACAAGTCACAAGACTGGCCGGCTTTAACACAAATCACTGGTTATAAGGGGTAAGAaaggtttaaaatattagttagCAGTCAAAAGCTTAATTTCGTAACTTTCAACAACTTCTCGCCTACTGTATGTTACATGTCTAGGGTGTACCAGGTCCCGCATGGTGTTCACGCACCTCTCAAGGCCGAGTCGGTGCGTGGCGGAGGTGGCGACTATTTGCAGGTGCGGCAGCGagtccagcagcttgtaGTACAGGCTGTCCAGATTGAACAGCACGTTCCTGTGAATCTTGTCGCACATGGTCATTATCACCATCTCGGCCCTGGACTCGTCAAAGGTCTTCGCGTCCCTGACGAGCTGCCGGAGCGAGGCCAGCGTCTCGAAGTGGTCGCAGTCGTCGGAGGCGTTGATGACGTAGGCCACTGCCTTCGACCTGTAGAGGTGCCTGGTGATTTTGTTCGCCATGCTCCGCTCGGTGTCTGCGGAGAGCGGCGGCAGGTCCATCACGCGGATCTCAACGCCGTCGATGAACCTGACGACGGCCACGTGAGGCCGCGTCGTGGAGCCCTCCTCGGGCCCTATCCTCGTCATGTACGAGGTCAGCGAGCTGATGAGCGACGTTTTTCCGCTGTTCGGGAGTCCGACGAAGGCTATGTCGTTGAAAAGCCGCAGTTCCAGCTCCACTTTTATCGACTCTCCGACCTCCGCAAGCCTGTTGTCGTGCTTCTTGAAGCTCGAAGGTCCCAGGCCGCCTCTGCCGCCGCGGGCGACTAGCAGTTTTTCATCCTGCTTGAGGAACTGGTGCCTACGTTACTATTGCAAGTGTGATAATTATGGAACGACAATACAACAACACGCAGTGTAACCGTGTGTAATGTAGTATAGTACAGCTAGCTAGTTCAATATTGTTGCGGCCTTACTACACTTCGTAAAATAATTCCTACCAAAATATGCATCTCGTTCTGTCGTCGACCCTCACTCTTTTCCGCAAGATCGTGCCCAGCGGCACGTTGATTATTGTGTCGGACGAGTGGAGGCCTCTGCTGGTCCCAAAGGCATCTCCTCCGTCCTTTCCGCGTATTTTACAGTCGATGTGCAGGAAGTCGTGGACCAGATGTGTCGATTTGAAGTATATGCTGCCTCCGTGTCCTCCATAACCGGGCCCGTTCAACTTCTTCGACCTGTTCGTGTTCTCAAGTGGAGATCCGCCGCTTCCAGCTACACACTTTACTCTCAAGTAGTCCACAAACGGGGTCTGATATCTGGGAAACGACTCTGCGTTCTTAATCGATACTAGTTCAGAAATTGTTTTAGCAACATCTTTCGTGATCTTCACGTTCATTACATACTTGCAACATTGGtatttcaaataattttaagaGATAAACAACGGCtcttctatttatttacattaaagtGAGAGTGAATTGCATTGtttcatttaaaaaaattaaataagtgtGGCCACTttacataataaaaactaacACCACCAAGATTCCACCtgtgtgttaaaatttaaatcacttCGCTTAATACCATGaattctgtaaaatatttaagtGTTTTTAgagatttaaattttataaagcCTGATATCATCAATTGCTCCATTTGTCGGCCGATTTGGCCTAAAACCATTGGCATCAACAATCATCGCAATTATACCAAGCCCAAGGCTACCTTCCACTTCAAAACACGTGATTGTAACACATCATCACACTACCACTTCTATTCCACTGATTCTATCAAGTTAAAGTCTGAGACGCAGTCTTCAGAACCAGGTACTTTCCCTTCTTCACctactccttcttcagagCCCAAGCTTTCTCGGCCTGTGGACCCATCGGAGCATCCTCTAAACTTTTTCGACACTTACTCTCTTTCTTTCGACCCTGAGGATGCTCTCGAGTATTCAAATCACATTTTGGACGACCCTATCAGCGACATTTCTGTCCAGGAGTCTTCCAAGTTCCTCATCCCTTTTCCCAACCCTGATCCTCCAACTCTCTTTGAGAGGCTAACTAAGCATTTTgggtttgttttttctttatttttattgtttttctttattttttctctATTTTACTTTGTTTGTAGCGACGGTTACCTTTACGAACCTGCTTCTACTATGGTCCACCTTTGTGTTGAGCGCCTTGAAAATGAGGAGCTTACAAAAGGTATTTATCTACACTCACTTATACAGTTACcttatatatacacatagcATACAGTTAccttatttatacacatagcATACACTTTTACCGTATATCTACACTCACTTATACACAGTTAActcatatatacacatatcaTACAGCTAACTTgttaatcattttatactCAGTTTACTCAGGTAATGCTATCTacttctattttttctttttttttatctccTAATCTGTTTATCTCTCTTTTTCTAGTGTTCGATATTGGTGAGGGGTTTAACAAGAGGGCCTACTTTTTAACTTTGCACGTCTGGCTTCTTTATCGTCGTGTTGAGAGGGAGATTCCTGAGGGCGTTCTCTTGAACCGTTACCTTTTAAAGATTTTTTACAAGTTAATCAAGGACTGGCTTGGCCTCAGACAGGTACCTTACGTTGCTATGCTACATTTGTACTTAGACTTGTATTTTACGATTCTATGCTACATCAATCTCAATATCTCATTTTACCTCATCATACCATTCAATTATTCAACATATCAATCACTGATCACACCTTTGTTTACCTCTCtcttattttcctttaGACTCCTGAGTTCCGATTTAGGGCTGAGTTTGAGAACACTCAGAACCACATGGTTAAGTTTATTGCTGAGTTACAAAAGTGTACTGAGGACGGATACTTGTACCCTTACAAGATGTCCGTTTGCTTCAAGaagtatgtttttatcttctaGTTGTTATATTCATTGTTTCTGTTCTCAttgattttgttttatctaTAGTTTTGTCGTTCTAGTTTTCCTACTTGTTCTAATTATCTTATCACTCTATTTGTTTTGTTATACTCATTAATCTATCCTCTTCTCATATCTCTTTAGGGTAATGTATGAGGACGATGTTTCTGACGAGGTCGTTGACCTCCTCGTGAAGTACACCATTCGTCAGTTCATGCATCTGCACAATATCGACACTCACCATCTGATGAACGCCATGTTTTTATGGTTcgttttcctcttctcaCTACTCTTAGGGGCGACACTGAGGAATTCTGTAAGCCTGCCAGGCTCCTCAAGCGACCAATGATGCAGCTGATTAAATATGGAGGTACGCACCAGTTTTATTCTGTGCATCTGCTATTTCCACTGTATACTCACCACACCCTTATCACACTCCCAACTAGACAACTCTCACCCACTCCTAGGTTACCGAGTAAACAAAGTGGACCAGTTAGAGGGCAGCGACGCCAAGAAgctaaaataatttagcATTCGCTTACATATCTATCTAGAAAGACTTGAACTTTTTGTCTGTTAGCCCCGAAGGGCTGGTTAGGGTGCACCGCGCATCCCGGAGGTGTAAGGGGAAGGCAACGcaagaagaggaagacgaGCAAGCTCGAGAAACCTCTTCACCCAACGAAAAATAGTCGTGATAATACAGAGTCCAGTTGGACCCGTATCAGCTATCACGCTGATAAGAACAGGTACTACAAATTGATCTTAGCCAAGAGGCCGAGAAGGTATGAACTTCTGTCCCCCAAGCATTTACCCACTATGGCCCCGCACGGAGGCCGGGTGTCTCTTTATTTACCCCATGAACCTTTAATAAATTGAGTTTAAAAACTCATGTATCATTATTAGAAATTATTGAATATAAgttcaaatattataaagctgtgttatatatttaaatttagtaaaGAATCCAAAATGTGTTAGGTCCATTTGCATATATCATTAGTGAAGCAAGTGATCATTATAATTTGATCacaatgaatatattttatattagtattattaccttatattaaatacacagtaaattattgtattaGCTATAACGTTTATAGCTTGAGAAAGATTTTATTTGTGAGAATAATTCCAAAATAGCATCTGGTTAGACTTTAAAGGATTTCAGGtctaatttgtatatataaagaGTATTCAGGTacaatatgtgtatatgggATGATTCTATCCTTGATTCAGGGGCTGTACTAAAAAGTGTAAGCAAAAGAAAATATACtgatatgtgtaaattaaatattcatattttcaAGACAAATTTTAGtcagtaaattaatttaaattaattaagATGATTGTTGAggttaatgtgtagatagTCGTTTAATTCTTATTAATTCACATTCACATTTTAATACCCAATATGATCATCAGTACGtcaatgataaaaaataaacaaacaaataaaaatcacagatgtaacatatttatttttagtaatGTAGATGTGACATAATATAGACTATTTTACTGATTGAGTACGCTAGTTTATTGTGTTAGTTTGTACCATAGTTGTCAAAGTCAATAATTTTAAGCAGTTTTGTCCTAAATTTGAATCTGTACAGTATTAGTGCGTTTAAAAGAcgtaaatttatgttaatcTATTCTCATTTGGTAGATTTTATATGCTGCAGTTCGAAAAACTAAGGTAAAGCAATGGCTGTGTATGATGTGCTAAACGCTCCTTTGCTGGAGGAAGACAGTTCCTCGTACGGCAACTCAAGCTCATTTGGATCGAGCAGCCTATCGCATAACGAAAACATACTTTTGCCAGTCGAGGGCACCTACGACTCAATGTTCGACGGGAACACGGCGAGCACGCGCAACGGAGTGGACAACACGAGTATCTGCAAAAGCTACTTCTACGGGCAGCTGGCGAACGTGACGAAGTCGGCAGTCTGGTGGAGCATGATAGGAGTGCTGGTGAACAACTTTACGAGCTCGTACTACGGACTGGCAGTTACACGCTGCGCGTTCAACGTCGCGCTGATCCTAGGGTCGTTCGTGGCAAATTTGATAGCAGAGGTATTTTACGTGATAATAGGTAGTCGCTGAGAATACTAGTGGGCGTGCCCAAAATCGTGTGCAGGTCGTGAACATCAGGAAACTTCTGTGCGTCACCACAATGTGTAGACTGGTGATATGGTCAGTCTTCATACCGCTGTTCTACTCAGCGTCGCGTAAGTTGTATAGGTACCCAGCCGAGACGAAAACTAATCTGAATGCAGAAACGTACTCGATGGAGAGGCCGTTCTGGGTGCTGTTTGTGATTTTGATGGTGGTGGACGGGTTCCAGGTCTCCCTGTCAAACACGGTGGACCTTGACTACGAGGGAGTGGACAGGATATCGCACCAGTATGACATAATTGTGCCGGACAGCCTGCACCAGCACATGAACAACGTGTACCAGATGGTCTTTGACTtctccttcatcttcgtctcAGTGCCACTGGGACTCCTCATCATGCTGCTGGATCGTAATACTGACCTTGGAGGTACGTTTATTAACGCACGCAAAAACGCACATTGACTGCCTATGCGGCTGCGGGTGTGCGCGTGTATTGCTATTTGGCCATAGTATGAATATGAGCAGTTGCACCCGTATTCAATGAACTAATGAATCCTTGTAGACCAGTTCATACTGATTGGGGTGTTTGACCTCGTGTTCTTCCTGCTGTCGATGGTCTCGCTGACCTTCTACGTCTTTGGGATGCCAGTGATAAAGTCGTCGCAGTACTTGGCGTACGCCAGGAACCTGAGCCTGTCGCTGTTCTCAGTGCTGAGCGAGTTCTTCAgtaagctgaaggacaaCAGGGACGGGTTCAAGATAATGCTCATGAAGCCGCACCTGATGAGGAAGTTGctatatttttcattcGAAACAGCATATGAAAACTCGATTTACCTGCTGATAATACCACAATTGGGTATGTTTGGATGGTTGTGTACACACTTAGCTAGAATTGGGGGCAGATCCATGAATTGGTGCCGTGACTTAGATAATAGTGTTCATCGCACGCCGACTAATGATACTGCAGCGTATAACAACAAGTGGTTTCCGAACATGGGCACGAGTGGAGTTAACCTGTTCTGCGTGTGTCTCATATCACTCAGTAAGCTGGGTACGAGCATCTACGGCATTTACATAACGAACAAGATAAAAAACGACTCGAGTGACAATTTGTACCGCTCGAAGCCAGGCACCATCATTAAGTGTCTCCTCTTCAGCTCGTTCGCAGTGCTGCTCCTCCCAGTGTCTCTCATGTTCGAGGACCTGCCGTATTTTAAATGGCTGTCGCTGACACTGCTCTCAGTGTCGctttttctgtttttcaTGTTCACGACGCTGCCGAAGATCACGTAAGTCATACTTAACCACTTCTGATCGTTATGAACACTGATGATAGTACCCGTAGTCTGTATCATCTTAGTCCCATTTACTAACACTTGTCTACAGGTACTCTTCAATACTTCAGTATAACATTTCTAACCATCCTCTCTCATACAAGCTCTTTGATTTCGTGGGCACCTTCATCACACTGGTCGACGCGTTCGTCATATTTGGGCTCAGTTTCCTCTTGAGGTTCCCCGGCGGTGAAATAACCACTGAGAAGATACTTATCTACACGTCTGTGTCGTACGTCGTGTACGCCATAGTTCAAATTGTAATGGGTGAGTTTagaatttattaattgattTCAGAGGTCATGAGGCCCTCGAACTTATGATCAGTTTAGCAACTCACTAATCTGACTTCAAAATGGAACGTATGTGTTAGACCTCATTCTATTGTTTGTGGACTTTGTTCGTATCTGAGTGTTTGCATTTTGTTTTCGTGCGTGtgaatttacatatatgtattaatatatatatgtgtgtgaatttatatatgtgtatgtgtgcgTTGTAAGCACGTGAATTTTTATGTTTGACATTGCGAGTACGGCTGATTATAGGCTAATTCATTTACATACCATGGGCAATAGgctaaaataaacacataatgCGGacaatgtgtaataaaatcTACTGAATGCATTGCTGTGGAATTGACATACACAGGTCCGTTGAGGCTACTTCAACGTCCAGTTAGTCTGATATCCAATCTCATAGAGTTTGTTGATCACGACATCCAGCTTCTTGTTGAGCTTATAGTTGATGTACATCCTACAGTGGCTGTTAGTGGAGGcactaatatatttatactgtAACTGCACAAATATTGGCGGTGCTGACGTAATTGAATACACTGCTGCCACCGGTGGTAGCAACTACTCTAGTGCACGCTAACTATACTATTGCTATCAATAAAGCTTATCTGTAAATTACTTGTACAGTTGCAATGCTGTTTTTGCGTCCTCCACTGAGTCATGCTCGTACTCCTGTATCTTTCTGTTCAGCACGTAGTATGCCAAAAACTGAAGCGACAGGTACCTTTTTCCCGGTATCCAAAACAACTCCACTGTGTCTATGATGTTCTCCTTCGGCACGCAGATGTTGAGGATCCTGAAGTCCTGCTCCAGTCCGTGTCCTATGACCTTACAGCCATTGTCTATCAAGTATCTCAGCTTCAGGTATATAATCTTCTGGGTGGTCAACCAGTGCATTGACGACTTCAGAGCGAGGTCTCCCGAGTGTATGCCAGAAAATCTACAAATGGTCAGTGTGTGTTGTCGTAACTAGTTATCTATTAAGATATATAGTGCATTGGTCAACACTACTATCATAGGTGTAACTATAACTAGCATAGTGTGTAACCGTAGCTGGTGTACTATTGTGCGTACCTTGTCATGTAGTCCTTTGGGGGCTTACTGTTGAGTATGTAGTGGTCCAGGAACGGCACCCCGTAGCTGATGTCGTTGCCTCGAATAGCACTTACCCTGAAAGTAAGTTAATTTTTGTCGATGGCTTCTAATACTGTGCACTTGTGACCCGTGTGCCGTCATTGCCAACATGGCGTTGTCGTTACTACTACTCACCTTGCCAGAGTGTATATGTACTTGTCGTCCTCATCTGACACGATGAACGAGCCTTTGTTTTCCGGCGTCTTGGTCGGCGATGCGCCGTGGAATGGCGACGTGTTCTTCATATCCGACTTGACGTACTCGATGTCCAAGGCCATTATGAAGCTCGAATTCTGTATCAGTTTCAGCTCATCTACGCTTATTGGCGTGAACGTCTGCACCTTATTGTGCGCAAGTGGGTTGTGCGCTATGTTGTGCTCCGACATGAAGATGTACGAGGGCACTGGTGCTTTCGGCGTAGGGTACGGCAGTGGAACCAGTCTCCCCTTTACTGACGTTATGTTCTCCTTCTCATCTATGCAGGGCACTATTTCCTCGATGCTTTCAATGTCTTCTGGCTTACTTCTGCTTGAACTTGCTTCATTAAAACTGTTCGACGACTCTTCTGTGATTTCACCTTTTCTATCTTTCGTTTCTTTAGCTGACTctactatatatattccAAACAGCAGTATCTTCCAATTTTTCGTAAAGTCAAagatattttcattttcagtGTCATACATTACTATGCCGTCGTTTATCAGTATCCATTCATGTTCATTGGTCTAATAATCAATATTATCTTTTGCCTATCTTTACAGTAGgtacattattttacctATGCCTTATTATCTGCAGTAATTATGTACTCCATAACTATCCtaaaaacttaaatatgtatgtacTCTAA is a window of Theileria orientalis strain Shintoku DNA, chromosome 2, complete genome DNA encoding:
- a CDS encoding uncharacterized protein (GTP-binding protein Obg/CgtA family protein), yielding MNVKITKDVAKTISELVSIKNAESFPRYQTPFVDYLRVKCVAGSGGSPLENTNRSKKLNGPGYGGHGGSIYFKSTHLVHDFLHIDCKIRGKDGGDAFGTSRGLHSSDTIINVPLGTILRKRVRVDDRTRCIFWHQFLKQDEKLLVARGGRGGLGPSSFKKHDNRLAEVGESIKVELELRLFNDIAFVGLPNSGKTSLISSLTSYMTRIGPEEGSTTRPHVAVVRFIDGVEIRVMDLPPLSADTERSMANKITRHLYRSKAVAYVINASDDCDHFETLASLRQLVRDAKTFDESRAEMVIMTMCDKIHRNVLFNLDSLYYKLLDSLPHLQIVATSATHRLGLERCVNTMRDLVHPRHVTYSRREVVESYEIKLLTAN
- a CDS encoding oxoglutarate/malate translocator protein, with translation MSDYNLTFLPPKARKYVNPYVPFVLGGLSGCTSTMIIQPIDMVKVRIQVYAATQRGSVSPFTMISMIFKNEGMLSFYKGLDAACARQLLYTTTRLGLFRSLSDHIKAKNKTKTIPFYQKCALSMFCGAVGAMVGNPADLALVRMQSDATVSADQRKNYTSLFNTIYRIVKEEGILNLWRGSLPTVVRAVSLNLGMLSSFDQSKEVLAKYIKEGTLLHTCLSSAVAGFFAVTFSLPFDYVKTCMQKQNQKGTAYKGIMDCIIRNYSEGGILRFYSSYATYYVRVAPHAMLTLILMDTFTKFLKGGKPGSKPKLPPKLQAKVEQVAE
- a CDS encoding uncharacterized protein (DNA replication factor CDT1 like family protein), coding for MECLLPSTAFDKDKSEAVDESGDSTKCVESNQLNSSCGSICDISTPICNNDDDKPASFGNKISSVTTDCTSLKKAENDSGSSEVKNDVVDIGSKSPGLNESLKKLKKQGGSFALDDSLSSVSFMDSDFAACVDPLESMDYVESEAKANETRTPIKSLTSPGRELELFREDYTHFERPHVKISDIEFKKPVVDNSVASFAESDLDVPPEILSVPRCWTDRFENEVFEDSISASQSPVRSLASLINSSQNDISGSSVRRFNYGVDVTPIRSYSRSISRVGKNLHNFESFDNFASDNIEDMCKMASNPMYNVSLSYEEIGRIKLPDVFNIMYKQFKNMCTIVQRSTIRNEKSYFRVVKMYLQRITRRTFKMDNLLQMVWLAPNLVNIKWVTITGETLKKYSFEYKDSTTKAYDLSIKILRPDLVSCSTTADYEVACFMFKNILCTWTLKCECDRMDKIPVPIAKLPPRNTRSNSSTPLRLGSSFSTPRKFIDSLGTPHRLSNSQLSSMLLDDSQITPIRPLLQRTPTRSLLSQRYSSRPLVSERSSSRPLVSERSSSRPLVSERSSSRPLVSERYSSRSLSQLTPMKLDGTTPVRPNDKTEEEMNKTPVRSLLRSVMYDFLDDTPNKSYKITGANSVTRSSKRAKTMDMVSPMCPDLLETPGMRRIRENAKQREIQKKTNMERDKDLAFWNDMKWFIKVLLEIIVGDMSPDIKIEFFVDFMKKYGTRKPTQDQVSKWIDALIEIDPVIISKSVSKLDNNTTIVTINKSASLDKAIDYVDQKINTFKTA